Proteins encoded together in one Variovorax paradoxus EPS window:
- a CDS encoding alpha-amylase family glycosyl hydrolase, which yields MGSSINSSNSEWWRGAVIYQIYPRSFMDSNGDGIGDLPGITARLDHVASLGVDAIWVSPFFRSPMKDFGYDVSDYRAVDPLFGTLADFDAMLARMHALGLKLIIDQVLSHTSDQHAWFAESRSSRDNPKADWYVWADPKPDGTPPTNWLSVFGGSAWQWDSRRRQYYLHSFLTEQPDLNFHCTAVQDALLGEVRFWCERGVDGFRFDACNHQFHDALLRDNPPASLASIDEVSTVRADNPYAMQQHLYDKSQQENLVFLERLRQLLDGYGAVALGEVGDENAPPVMAQYTEFGKRLHLAYSFSLLTADHRAKHLRHQVETLDLALAPTGGWGCWAVSNHDVPRVATRWSDGKAPDTRRDRLWLALLLILRGSASIYQGEELGLPEAEVPFELLQDPYGRTFWPEFKGRDGCRTPMPWQADAPHGGFTTGTPWLPVYGPHLPLAIDNQADDPGSMLAFSRALLHWRRAQPLLRTGGIVFFDAPEPLLWFERRDGNRSLQAIFNMGSEPVTIALREALVPPQGHPLAATASVQGTSEKRMLALAPYGVFFGTPANEEEGQS from the coding sequence ATGGGCAGCAGCATCAATAGCAGCAACAGCGAATGGTGGCGTGGCGCGGTGATCTACCAGATCTACCCGCGCAGCTTCATGGACAGCAACGGCGACGGCATCGGCGACCTGCCCGGCATCACGGCCCGGCTCGACCATGTGGCCAGCCTCGGGGTCGATGCCATCTGGGTCTCGCCCTTCTTCCGCTCGCCGATGAAGGACTTCGGCTACGACGTGTCCGACTACCGCGCGGTCGATCCGCTCTTCGGCACGCTCGCCGACTTCGACGCGATGCTCGCGCGCATGCATGCGCTGGGGCTGAAGCTCATCATCGACCAGGTGCTCTCGCACACTTCCGACCAGCACGCCTGGTTCGCCGAGAGCCGCAGCTCGCGCGACAACCCCAAGGCCGACTGGTACGTCTGGGCCGATCCCAAGCCCGACGGCACGCCGCCCACCAACTGGCTCTCGGTCTTCGGCGGCTCCGCATGGCAGTGGGATTCGCGCCGCAGGCAGTACTACCTGCACAGTTTTCTCACCGAACAGCCCGACCTCAACTTCCACTGCACCGCCGTGCAGGACGCGCTGCTCGGCGAGGTGCGATTCTGGTGCGAGCGCGGCGTGGACGGCTTCCGCTTCGACGCCTGCAACCACCAGTTCCACGACGCGCTGCTGCGCGACAACCCGCCGGCCTCGCTCGCGTCGATCGACGAAGTCAGCACGGTGCGCGCCGACAACCCGTATGCGATGCAGCAGCACCTGTACGACAAGAGCCAGCAGGAAAACCTGGTGTTCCTCGAGCGCCTGCGCCAACTGCTCGACGGCTACGGCGCGGTCGCGCTGGGCGAGGTCGGCGACGAGAACGCGCCGCCCGTCATGGCGCAGTACACCGAGTTCGGCAAGCGCCTGCACCTGGCCTACAGCTTCAGCCTGCTGACGGCGGACCACCGCGCCAAGCACCTGCGCCACCAGGTCGAGACGCTCGACCTCGCGCTGGCGCCAACGGGGGGCTGGGGCTGCTGGGCGGTGTCGAACCACGACGTGCCGCGCGTGGCAACCCGCTGGAGCGACGGCAAGGCGCCCGACACCCGCCGCGACCGCCTCTGGCTCGCGCTGCTGCTCATCTTGCGCGGCAGCGCCAGCATCTACCAGGGCGAGGAGCTCGGCCTGCCCGAAGCCGAGGTGCCCTTCGAACTGCTGCAAGACCCCTACGGCCGCACCTTCTGGCCCGAGTTCAAGGGCCGCGACGGCTGCCGCACGCCGATGCCGTGGCAGGCCGACGCGCCGCACGGCGGCTTCACCACCGGCACGCCGTGGCTGCCGGTGTACGGCCCGCACCTGCCGCTGGCCATCGACAACCAGGCCGACGACCCGGGCTCGATGCTGGCCTTCAGCCGTGCCCTCTTGCACTGGCGCCGCGCGCAGCCGCTGCTGCGCACCGGCGGCATCGTGTTCTTCGACGCGCCCGAGCCCCTGCTGTGGTTCGAGCGGCGCGACGGGAACCGATCGCTGCAGGCGATCTTCAATATGGGGAGCGAGCCTGTGACGATTGCGCTGCGCGAGGCGTTGGTGCCGCCGCAAGGCCATCCGCTCGCCGCGACCGCCAGCGTGCAGGGCACTAGCGAAAAGCGCATGCTGGCGCTGGCGCCCTACGGCGTCTTTTTCGGAACACCCGCCAACGAAGAAGAAGGACAGAGCTGA
- the glgX gene encoding glycogen debranching protein GlgX — MLSPGTPFPLGATPSKEGVNFALAAPTAESVELCLFDSTGQNEQQRLQLPACTDGIWHGLLPSGHEGLVYGYRVHGPWAPHEGQRFNPAKLLLDPYAREIVGRYNGSDLFLGHDPANPDQRDTRDNGTVALKGRVTTASRSNATPPGHARIAATDRVLYELHVRGQTRLHPGVPAPLRGTYAGLAEPAVLDHLQRLGVTTLSLMPVQHRADEQRLLAMGLSNYWGYNTIGWFAPEARYWSGRPGTTPASEFRAMADAVHARGMELVIDVVYNHSAESDEVGPTLSMRGIDNALYYHLREDDRALYENWTGTGNCLNLREPRVLQLVMDSLRFWACEMGVDGFRFDLAPVLGRDAKTGFDARAPFFAAIAQDPVLSRTLLIAEPWDIGPGGYRLGEFPSGWLEWNDRYRDTQRGFWLRQGRDDASGLGDFAHRFTASSTQFAHHGRAPTASVNFITAHDGFTLRDLVSYEERHNLANGENNRDGHGHNLSNNCGVEGPSDDAGVLAKRSRLQRALLAVLLLSQGTPMLLAGDELGHSQQGNNNAYCQDNETTWLAWIGASDPASDMARTSDFVARLSALRREAPVLRSTRWWPADPPEGAPAIRWLRPDGQPMTPHDWHAGTALAILFDNNESAESKDAGAWLVLVNAGAETVNFTLLPGNWRHRLSTDPGHDHDASPQALGDAVEVSCSSIRIART, encoded by the coding sequence ATGCTGAGCCCAGGCACTCCATTCCCCTTGGGCGCAACGCCATCAAAAGAAGGCGTCAATTTCGCATTAGCAGCCCCCACCGCAGAGTCCGTAGAACTCTGTCTTTTCGACAGCACGGGGCAGAACGAACAGCAACGCCTCCAGCTGCCTGCATGCACCGATGGCATCTGGCACGGCCTGCTGCCGAGCGGGCACGAAGGCCTCGTCTACGGCTACCGCGTCCACGGCCCTTGGGCGCCGCATGAAGGCCAACGCTTCAACCCCGCCAAGCTGCTGCTCGATCCGTATGCGCGAGAGATCGTCGGCCGCTACAACGGCAGCGACCTCTTCCTCGGCCACGACCCGGCAAATCCCGATCAACGCGACACCCGCGACAACGGAACAGTCGCCCTCAAGGGACGCGTGACGACGGCGAGCAGAAGCAACGCAACGCCTCCAGGCCACGCACGCATCGCGGCAACAGATCGCGTCCTCTACGAACTGCACGTCCGCGGCCAGACCCGCCTGCACCCCGGCGTGCCCGCCCCCCTGCGCGGCACCTACGCCGGCCTCGCCGAGCCCGCAGTGCTCGACCACCTGCAGCGCCTGGGCGTCACCACGCTCAGCCTCATGCCCGTGCAGCATCGCGCCGACGAACAGCGCCTGCTCGCCATGGGCCTCTCCAACTACTGGGGCTACAACACCATCGGCTGGTTCGCGCCCGAGGCGCGCTACTGGAGCGGCCGCCCCGGCACCACGCCCGCGAGCGAGTTCCGCGCGATGGCCGACGCGGTGCATGCGCGCGGCATGGAACTCGTGATCGACGTGGTCTACAACCACAGCGCCGAGAGCGACGAGGTCGGCCCGACGCTCTCGATGCGCGGCATCGACAACGCCTTGTACTACCACCTGCGCGAGGACGACCGCGCGCTCTACGAAAACTGGACGGGCACCGGCAACTGCCTGAACCTCCGCGAGCCCCGCGTGCTGCAACTCGTGATGGACAGCCTGCGCTTCTGGGCGTGCGAGATGGGCGTCGACGGCTTCCGCTTCGACCTCGCACCGGTGCTGGGACGCGATGCGAAGACGGGGTTCGATGCGCGCGCGCCCTTCTTCGCGGCCATCGCGCAAGACCCGGTGCTCTCGCGCACGCTGCTGATCGCGGAGCCGTGGGACATCGGCCCCGGCGGCTACCGGCTCGGCGAGTTCCCATCAGGCTGGCTCGAATGGAACGACCGCTACCGCGACACACAGCGCGGCTTCTGGCTGCGGCAAGGGCGCGACGACGCAAGCGGCCTCGGCGATTTCGCGCACCGCTTCACCGCCTCGAGCACCCAGTTCGCCCACCACGGCCGCGCGCCGACGGCGAGCGTCAACTTCATCACCGCGCACGACGGCTTCACGCTGCGCGACCTCGTGAGCTACGAAGAGCGCCACAACCTCGCGAACGGCGAGAACAACCGCGACGGCCACGGCCACAACCTGAGCAACAACTGCGGGGTCGAAGGCCCGAGCGACGATGCGGGCGTGCTGGCGAAGCGCAGCCGCCTGCAGCGCGCGCTGCTCGCGGTGCTGCTGCTCTCCCAAGGCACGCCGATGCTGCTGGCCGGCGACGAGCTGGGCCACAGCCAGCAGGGCAACAACAACGCCTACTGCCAGGACAACGAGACCACCTGGCTCGCATGGATCGGCGCCTCCGACCCCGCCAGCGACATGGCGCGCACGAGCGATTTCGTCGCGCGCCTTTCGGCCCTGCGCCGCGAAGCGCCGGTGCTGCGCAGCACGCGCTGGTGGCCGGCCGATCCGCCCGAAGGCGCACCGGCCATCCGCTGGCTGCGCCCCGACGGCCAGCCGATGACGCCACACGACTGGCATGCGGGCACGGCGCTTGCGATCCTCTTCGACAACAACGAAAGCGCGGAGAGCAAGGACGCGGGCGCATGGCTGGTGCTGGTCAATGCGGGGGCGGAGACAGTGAATTTCACGCTGCTCCCGGGCAACTGGCGCCACCGTCTCTCGACCGATCCGGGGCATGACCACGACGCCTCGCCCCAGGCACTCGGCGATGCGGTGGAGGTGTCTTGCTCGAGCATCCGGATTGCAAGAACGTAG
- the glgB gene encoding 1,4-alpha-glucan branching protein GlgB produces the protein MPPKSLPASEIRALMRAEHGDPFAVLGPHETREGLEVRALMPGAHSVAVMHSRTGWPLAMLTRHEGSDLFSGLVPAAEARLGYSFQVDWDSHTSRLEDPYRFPFVLGETDVWLLAEGTHLRPWERLGAHLREIDGVKGVAFAVWAPNARRVSVVGDFNNWDGRRHMMRLRRECGVWEIFAPHVATGDSYEFEILSAKGEVLRKADPFAFSSRLRPETACIVAPLPAAVKMPEGRAEANERHAPVSIYEVHLGSWRRKNNGHNGQEWLDYRELADTLVPYARDMGFTHIELLPISEHPFDGSWGYQPIGLYAPTSRFGTPGDFRHFVEAAHAAGLGVILDWVPAHFPTDAHGLGNFDGTALYEYADPREGFHNDWQTLIFNFARTEVRNYLVGNALYWLERYGVDGLRVDAVASMLYRDYSRKAGEWVPNAQGGRENLEAIDFLRRMNRVVGIERPGAVTLAEESTSFPGVTRPPENGGLGFHYKWNMGWMNDTLAYAGTDSVYRKHHHQQITFGLMYAHTENFVLPLSHDEVVHGKGSMIGRMPGDEWQKFAGLRNLYGYLWGYPGKKLLFMGGEFAQVAEWNADRSLDWHLLEHAAHQGVRRLVRDLNNVYRHFPALHELDNDSAGFEWIAHDDADQSVFAFVRRARDGAFVVVVCNFTPLPRHGYRLGVPVAGAYREIINTDGAVYGGSGVGNGIVESSPVPWHGKADSVSVSVPPLATVMWVLV, from the coding sequence ATGCCACCGAAGTCCCTGCCCGCCTCCGAAATCCGCGCACTGATGCGCGCCGAACACGGCGATCCCTTTGCCGTGCTCGGGCCGCACGAAACGCGCGAGGGGCTGGAAGTGCGCGCGCTGATGCCCGGCGCCCACAGCGTCGCGGTGATGCACTCGCGCACCGGCTGGCCGCTGGCGATGCTCACGCGGCACGAGGGCTCCGACCTGTTCAGCGGGCTGGTGCCGGCCGCGGAAGCGCGCTTGGGCTATTCGTTCCAGGTCGATTGGGACTCGCACACCTCGCGGCTCGAAGACCCGTATCGTTTTCCGTTTGTGCTCGGCGAAACCGACGTATGGCTGCTGGCCGAGGGCACGCACCTGCGGCCCTGGGAACGGCTGGGCGCGCACCTGCGCGAGATCGATGGCGTGAAGGGCGTGGCCTTCGCGGTCTGGGCGCCGAACGCGCGCCGGGTCTCGGTGGTCGGCGACTTCAACAACTGGGACGGCCGGCGCCACATGATGCGGCTGCGCCGCGAATGCGGCGTGTGGGAAATCTTCGCGCCGCACGTGGCGACCGGCGACAGCTACGAGTTCGAGATCCTTTCGGCCAAGGGCGAGGTGCTGCGCAAGGCCGACCCGTTCGCGTTCTCCTCGCGCCTGCGGCCCGAGACCGCCTGCATTGTGGCGCCGTTGCCGGCCGCGGTGAAGATGCCCGAAGGCCGCGCCGAGGCCAACGAGCGCCATGCGCCGGTCAGCATCTATGAAGTGCACCTGGGCTCGTGGCGCCGCAAGAACAACGGTCACAACGGCCAAGAATGGCTCGACTACCGCGAGCTGGCCGACACGCTCGTGCCGTATGCGCGCGACATGGGCTTCACGCACATCGAGCTGTTGCCGATCAGCGAGCACCCCTTCGACGGCTCGTGGGGCTACCAGCCGATCGGTCTCTATGCGCCGACCTCGCGCTTCGGGACGCCAGGCGACTTCCGCCATTTCGTGGAGGCCGCGCATGCGGCGGGGCTGGGCGTGATCCTCGACTGGGTGCCCGCGCACTTTCCGACCGATGCGCATGGCTTGGGCAACTTCGACGGCACGGCGCTGTACGAGTACGCCGATCCGCGCGAGGGCTTTCACAACGACTGGCAGACGCTGATCTTCAACTTCGCGCGCACGGAGGTTCGCAACTACCTGGTCGGCAATGCGCTGTACTGGCTGGAGCGCTATGGCGTCGATGGCCTGCGGGTCGATGCGGTGGCGTCGATGCTGTACCGCGACTACAGCCGCAAGGCCGGCGAGTGGGTGCCGAATGCGCAAGGTGGCCGTGAGAACCTCGAGGCCATCGATTTCCTTCGCCGCATGAACCGCGTGGTGGGCATCGAGCGGCCCGGCGCGGTGACGCTGGCCGAGGAATCGACGAGCTTTCCGGGCGTGACGCGGCCGCCGGAAAACGGCGGGCTGGGCTTTCACTACAAATGGAACATGGGGTGGATGAACGACACGCTCGCGTATGCCGGCACCGACTCGGTCTACCGCAAGCACCATCACCAGCAGATCACCTTCGGGCTGATGTACGCGCACACCGAGAACTTCGTGTTGCCGCTCTCGCACGACGAGGTGGTGCACGGCAAGGGTTCGATGATCGGGCGGATGCCGGGTGACGAGTGGCAGAAGTTTGCGGGGCTGCGAAACCTGTATGGATACCTCTGGGGATATCCGGGGAAGAAGCTGTTGTTCATGGGGGGCGAGTTCGCGCAGGTCGCCGAGTGGAATGCGGATCGCAGCCTGGATTGGCATCTGCTGGAGCACGCTGCGCACCAGGGGGTGCGGCGGTTGGTGCGCGATCTGAACAACGTGTATCGGCACTTTCCTGCGTTGCATGAGCTGGACAACGACTCGGCCGGGTTCGAGTGGATCGCGCATGACGATGCGGATCAGTCGGTGTTTGCGTTTGTTCGTCGTGCGCGGGACGGGGCGTTTGTTGTTGTCGTGTGCAACTTCACGCCGTTGCCTCGGCATGGGTATCGGCTGGGGGTTCCTGTTGCGGGGGCTTACCGGGAGATCATCAATACGGATGGGGCGGTGTATGGCGGGAGCGGTGTGGGGAACGGGATCGTTGAAAGCTCGCCTGTGCCTTGGCATGGGAAGGCAGATTCGGTTTCGGTCAGTGTTCCGCCTCTCGCGACTGTGATGTGGGTGTTGGTTTGA
- the glgC gene encoding glucose-1-phosphate adenylyltransferase: MDNKLGTPPSQEPLQAHQLVRRTIALVLAGGRGSRLKQLTDRRAKPAVYFGGKFRIIDFALSNCLNSGIRRMAVVTQYKSHSLMRHLQRGWSFLRAELNEMVDVLPAQQRVGDEHWYRGTADAVFQNLDIIQTRSTKHDYVVVLAGDHIYKMDYSIMVKDHAERGLGCTVGCIEVPRMEATAFGVMAIDDGRQITAFLEKPADPPAMPGHPDVALASMGIYVFDSNYLYQLLEEDAANPDSSHDFGKDIIPRAVAQGRALAHPFGMSCVTRASRGPDAKAYWRDVGTIDAFWAANLDLASITPELDIYDTDWPIWTYQRQLPPAKFVLDRDGKHGMTVNTIVSGGCIVSGSKVSSSVLFSGVRIHSFCEINEAVLLPDVEVGRGARLSKVVIDRGCVIPDDMVIGEDAAADAARFERTETGVVLVTREMLKRLTA; encoded by the coding sequence ATGGACAACAAGCTCGGCACACCCCCCTCGCAGGAACCCCTGCAGGCCCATCAACTGGTTCGCCGCACCATCGCCCTGGTGCTGGCCGGCGGCCGCGGCTCGCGCCTCAAGCAGCTCACCGACCGGCGCGCCAAGCCGGCCGTGTACTTCGGCGGCAAGTTCCGCATCATTGATTTCGCCTTGTCGAACTGCCTCAATTCGGGCATCCGGCGCATGGCGGTGGTCACGCAGTACAAGTCGCATTCGCTCATGCGCCACCTGCAGCGCGGCTGGAGCTTCCTCAGGGCCGAGCTCAACGAGATGGTCGACGTGCTGCCCGCGCAGCAGCGCGTGGGCGACGAGCACTGGTACCGCGGCACGGCCGACGCGGTGTTCCAGAACCTGGACATCATCCAGACCCGCTCGACCAAGCACGACTACGTGGTGGTGCTGGCCGGCGACCACATCTACAAGATGGACTACTCGATCATGGTGAAGGACCATGCCGAGCGCGGCCTGGGCTGTACCGTCGGCTGCATCGAGGTGCCGCGCATGGAGGCCACCGCGTTCGGCGTGATGGCCATCGACGACGGCCGCCAGATCACCGCATTTCTCGAGAAGCCGGCCGACCCGCCCGCCATGCCCGGCCACCCCGACGTCGCGCTGGCCAGCATGGGCATCTACGTGTTCGACTCCAACTACCTCTACCAGCTGCTCGAGGAAGACGCCGCCAACCCCGATTCGAGCCACGATTTCGGCAAGGACATCATCCCGCGCGCCGTGGCGCAGGGCCGCGCGCTGGCGCATCCCTTCGGGATGTCGTGCGTCACGCGGGCCTCGCGCGGACCCGACGCCAAGGCCTACTGGCGCGACGTGGGCACGATTGATGCATTCTGGGCAGCCAACCTCGACCTGGCCTCGATCACCCCCGAACTCGACATCTATGACACCGACTGGCCCATCTGGACCTACCAGCGGCAACTGCCCCCTGCCAAGTTCGTGCTCGACCGCGACGGCAAGCACGGCATGACGGTCAACACCATCGTCTCGGGCGGCTGCATCGTCTCGGGCTCCAAGGTGAGCAGCTCGGTGCTGTTCTCGGGCGTGCGCATCCATTCGTTCTGCGAGATCAACGAGGCGGTGCTGCTGCCCGATGTCGAGGTGGGCCGCGGCGCCCGGCTCAGCAAGGTGGTGATCGACCGCGGCTGCGTGATTCCCGACGACATGGTGATCGGCGAGGATGCCGCCGCCGATGCGGCCCGCTTCGAGCGCACCGAGACCGGCGTGGTGCTGGTCACCCGCGAAATGCTCAAACGATTGACCGCCTGA
- the glgA gene encoding glycogen synthase GlgA, with protein sequence MRILQVSAELFPLLKTGGLADVAGALPLALMAAGQDARVLLPGFPAIVAGVRDLAPVAELTAPWGSERFALRAGHIAIDGAPPIPAYVIDAPALYDRPGNPYEDATRQPYGDNHRRFALLGWAAAQLAQGLDPAWRPEVVHAHDWHAGLAPAYLHFAREAGSTRAGSVFTVHNLAYQGISAPWNFADLGLPAPAFHMNGLEYHGQVSFMKAGLYFADRITTVSPTYAREIQTPEQGCGLDGLLRQRSGALTGILNAVDDKVWNPAADAALVQGYHSPEGRHMAGKARCKAVLQHQLGLAERPDAPLFILVSRLTEQKGLHLVLGGIDALLAQGGQLALLGSGEAWLEEAFRQRAAAAPQSVSVTIGYNETLAHQLFGGGDVTLVPSLFEPCGLTQMYGLKYGSLPLVRRVGGLADTVVDSTLEDMASGEATGFVFDRFDAADYERALRRAFALYERAPDWRRVRGNAMRRPADWATAAAQYIDVYRQAQAPT encoded by the coding sequence ATGCGAATCCTCCAGGTCAGCGCCGAACTCTTTCCCCTCCTCAAGACCGGCGGCCTGGCGGATGTCGCCGGCGCCCTGCCCCTCGCGCTCATGGCCGCGGGGCAGGACGCCCGCGTGCTGCTGCCGGGTTTTCCGGCCATCGTGGCCGGCGTGCGCGACCTGGCGCCGGTGGCCGAGCTCACCGCGCCCTGGGGCAGCGAGCGCTTCGCGCTGCGCGCGGGGCACATCGCCATCGACGGTGCGCCGCCGATACCCGCCTACGTGATCGATGCGCCGGCGCTATACGACCGGCCCGGCAATCCCTACGAAGACGCCACGCGCCAGCCCTACGGCGACAACCACCGGCGCTTCGCGCTGCTCGGCTGGGCGGCGGCGCAACTCGCGCAAGGACTGGACCCGGCGTGGCGGCCCGAGGTCGTGCACGCGCACGACTGGCACGCGGGCCTGGCGCCGGCCTACCTGCACTTCGCGCGCGAAGCCGGCTCGACGCGCGCCGGCAGCGTGTTCACCGTGCACAACCTCGCCTACCAGGGCATTTCCGCGCCCTGGAACTTTGCCGACCTCGGCTTGCCCGCGCCTGCCTTCCACATGAACGGGCTCGAATACCACGGACAGGTCTCCTTCATGAAGGCCGGCCTGTACTTCGCCGACCGCATCACCACCGTGAGCCCGACCTACGCGCGCGAGATCCAGACGCCCGAGCAGGGCTGCGGCCTCGACGGCCTGCTGCGCCAGCGCAGCGGCGCGCTCACCGGCATCCTCAACGCGGTGGACGACAAGGTCTGGAACCCCGCCGCCGACGCTGCGCTGGTGCAGGGCTATCACTCGCCCGAAGGCCGCCACATGGCGGGCAAGGCGCGCTGCAAGGCGGTGCTGCAACACCAGCTCGGCCTGGCCGAGCGGCCGGACGCGCCACTCTTCATCCTGGTGAGCCGGCTCACCGAACAGAAGGGCCTGCACCTCGTGCTCGGCGGCATCGATGCGCTGCTCGCCCAAGGCGGCCAGCTCGCGCTGCTGGGCAGCGGCGAAGCGTGGCTCGAAGAGGCTTTTCGCCAGCGCGCGGCGGCGGCGCCGCAATCGGTCAGCGTCACCATCGGCTACAACGAAACGCTGGCGCACCAGCTCTTCGGCGGCGGCGATGTGACGCTGGTGCCTTCGCTCTTCGAGCCCTGCGGCCTCACGCAGATGTACGGCCTGAAGTACGGCAGCCTGCCGCTGGTGCGCCGCGTGGGCGGCCTCGCCGACACGGTGGTCGACAGCACGCTGGAAGACATGGCGAGCGGCGAGGCCACCGGCTTCGTGTTCGACCGCTTCGACGCAGCCGACTACGAACGCGCGCTGCGCCGCGCCTTCGCCCTCTACGAGCGCGCGCCCGACTGGCGCCGCGTGCGCGGCAACGCCATGCGGCGCCCGGCCGACTGGGCCACGGCCGCCGCGCAATACATCGACGTCTACCGGCAGGCGCAGGCGCCCACCTGA